The genomic window TTTTCTGGCTTTTAAGGGAAGGAAACAAAAGGCAAGAGAGCGAGCTGACGGATGGTTGAGCAGGGCCTTGAGCTTGGGGTCAGGACACTGGTGTGAGCAGTCCCGTCCTCAGGCCTGGCAAGAGAAGCCCCTGTCCTGGGCCCTGGACATTGAGGGGCCCACACCTCTCCTCAAGAAATCAAGAGCCTATAGGGCTAAGGGGATGTGCCCACCCAGAGCCCACATCTCCCATTCTGGACCAAGCTCTGCATACCTGGAACATGGAATTCCTCGCCCAAATGCCCTGATGCTGCTTCCAGAACGTAAGCAGGCATCTTCCCCGGGCCCATCCTCCTGAGGGTGAACAATGTCATCTGTGTGCTTGGCAAGCACTGAGGGGTGGCATTGCTGAGCAACACCTGGATGCACAACCTGGATTGTCCACTTCGTGCAGGGGACACCCTAGCCTTTGTGCCGGGGAGAGCTGGTGGGGGCCGGGGCGAGGCAGGTGAGGCGGGGACTGCCTGCTTGCAGCCAGCTCAGCTCTCTCCACCATGCGCAAGGCTGAACCCCAAGGAGCCTGAGAAATTCTAAATTTGAATCCAGCCTTGCAAAGAGTTATAAATACACATTTGTCAAGGTAGGAGGATAGAACATATTTCATTTAACAGTTTGTAAGCTTAGTTTAGAACTTCTAAACATTTCTAGAGATGGTTGTGAGCCTCCGTCTGCACTATCGCCCCGTCCGCAAACCTCAGGCGCGGACCCGGCGTGAGTCTCGGCTTGAGCCACATTCTGGATCTGTTAAATCTGGCAAGTGCTCCCTTTCCTGCATctcccagcttcctcatctgcgAAATCAGGGGCATAGGGAGGTTATCGCTACGGGTCCTTCCGTCTACAGATATGCCACAGTTCTGACGCTCTCAGAAGCCCTCGCCTGCAAGGGTGAGTGTGCTTCACCAGCACGCTACCCCGGGAAATCGTTAACCTGCACCGGCGAGCGGGGCCCTCCGCTGCCCTGGGAGAGCAGGCCGCCACGTCCACGGCCCAACTCCCCATCTGTGTCTCCACGTCAGGGGAGACCCCAAGTCACTGGTGGCCCCAGGAGAGGATCTGGCTATAACTGGTCCAGAGCTGTGGTTTGGGAGGACTGAACCAAGCAAGCTAGCAATTGGAGGACCAGGTAATAAACATCAGGAATTCCAAGCTTTATGAATGTAGTAACTCGAGAAACCGCCATGGAAAGGCAGGAGTGGGGAAGGTCTCTCGGGGCCCCTGGTCTTTCGGTGGTATTGCAGCAAAGGAGTCCAGCCTGCCACTCGCCCCGTTAAACACTGTGGGAAGGGCAGACACCACCAGGGAGCTTCCTGACAGATGCCACCCTGGGCCTCCAGGAACTCAAAAAGTGTCCCTTTTAATTAAGTCCCAGGAGACTATTAACATGGTGGCTGTCAACTAAAACTCCCAGTGAACAAAGACCCCCACCTGCTGCCCTGGCTGTCCAGATAAGGAAGCCTGGCTTCTGCCGATCAGGGACTGGCACCCCCAGGAGTCCCCAGCTCTCAGCACCAACCTGGCCCAGGAGGCTCGGTGATCTTCCTGGAGCCTTAGTGCCTAAGGTTTGAGGGCTCGAGGGGCAGCTCCCCTGAGCTGGCTCTGCAGCTTCTCATTTGTGCGGAGGGAGAGTTTGGAGCTGCTTAAAAGAAGCCCGTGGATCAGCTGTCAGGGAGCTGGTGCCCTCCTGTGTGGCCCATTGCCCACATTCTCACTCTGCAGACTGACCCCACAGAGAAAGGCAGGTCGTGTTCACTGAAGGGGCAGGGCCGTCACATCTGCCCACTATTCCATTACCTCAGGCCAGCCCTCGGCCAGTGGGGCCTATCTGAGCTGGCCGAAGGGAATCCTCGCCCCAGAAGCCCTTCCTCTCCCCAGTGCAGATTGACTCTGTTCTTTGGCCCGGCAGGGCCCCGTGGCACTGGGAGCAGGAGCTCCTCAAGCATCCTGGGCCTTTGAAGAGGTCAAGGCCGCCCCAGAGAGGAgcggaggagagaagaggggacaGGAGGCCAGCAGAGCAGCTGCCTCTGCTCCTGGGACCCCGGGAACTCTCTGTAGTACAGGAGAGGTTTGCAGAGTGGAGCCCGCCCTACCTCCTAAACAGGCTGAAAAGAAGCCACCGCCCCTCTTGTTCTGGAAgttggaggaagagcaggaacGGGGTTTGCACTCATCTAAATAAGAACTGATTCTTTTCCCAGCTCAGTCCCTCCTCCACTGTTAGACTCTCAGCGAGAGGGCCCACTATGGGAATCATTCAGGTCTCAGGAGATAAGCAACATTGCCTGCAGCTTCGAGAGCAGTCCAGTCACCCTCTGAATGCGCCTTCGAAAGGGAGGTCCTCCTGGAGGCCCTGGCTGACAGGAAGGGGAGCAGCTCTGCAACTGTGGCTGCAGCATATCCCCTTACATGACGATGCGCACTGCGCGGATACACGCAGAAAGCCAGACCGTGTCTTTGCATCAGTGTGCATGCACGCCACACCTGCGCCATGTGCTCCTGTGGTGACCTGTCTGCTAAACATGTGGGTGATATGTGAACACGTGGGACTGTGTGTGTGAAGCAGACACAATCACATGCATGGGTTCACATGCCGAGGTGTCTATGTGCTACAGGTCATTCACGTGTGCATATTGTAAGCACTTCTGTGAGAAAGATTCCGTGACTAGCAGCTTTGGTCCAGCACGTAATCACGAAGGGCCATTCTGAGGGGGAACAGTGAATACACACATGCAAGTCCTTATATGTGCAGACACAGTGAAGTTCatggacttttctttttattgctcagGGGCAGGAAAAACTCAGAATTGAAGGAGCCCTAGCTCAGACAGACCTTGCTCAAACAGTCTCTGACAGACCACAGGTCAGGAGCTTGCTTCTCCCTGGGGTTGAGGGGGTCTCACCCTAGGCCCAAGCTCCCTCTTGTGCTGTATGGATGCCAAACCCCCCTTATCTAGCTCTGGGCAActgaggaggagccagccctTCCCTAGGACAATGGGATATAAAACAACAACGTCCACAGAGACACCTCCAGCTCTTTCCCTcctcactttcctcttcttgtaaggaaaGCTGAGGTGAGCTCAGGACACCTCAGCAAAGAGTTTCGCCCTTCTCTCCCTGAGAGGCTCTGGGGGATGGCAGGCGTTCCCAGAAGGGTACCTGCACCAGAACTGCCTGCTCTGAGCCACCTTCCTGAGAAACAGCAGCCAGGTGAGGGGGGAGGTAGGGGGACAGGTTTTGTCCCGGGAGTCTCAGGGGTGACTCCCGCTGGGCTCCAGCACAGGCCAGTGCTGGCTAGGAAGGGCAGGAAGAGCCCCCAGTCCCCTCAGACCCCTTCAGATGCTCCTTTAAGGAGCCCAGAGGAAGGTATAGCCCAagaactcacacacacacaggatcaGGAGACAGAGGCAGCGCAGACACTAGAGAAAGGCAAGACCCAGAGGAGCAGCAGGTCCTGCTTGGAGAGCTCTGAAGGAGCTCCCTAAGCATCCAGGCCAGGCTCTCCGGGCCTGATTAGAACCTTTTAAAGGCTTTAAGCAGCGAACAGAGATCACTGCCTTCCCGTATGCTACTTAAAGTGAAAACTACAAGCACATAAAATAAGTATAAGAAGTCCAACAAAGTTCCGACTCTGTGATTTCTACCCTGATGCTTCAAAAAGCACATATATGGCTTCACTCACCTTTTTGGTGGCCCTGCTTTGCTGATGCTTTAAGCTCTTAAGACGGGCAGCATtggcccctccccccacctcagtTATCTGgagaggaaacggaggctcagtgGAAAACGGGCTTGCCCAAGGCCGGACACTGGAGCGTGGGGGAGACAAGGACCCCTTCCCCCGACAAAGATCTCCTCCTGCCACCGAGTTCCTCCCCAGCTCTTCCCAGAGCCCTCACCTGGGGCTCCCCTCACCTGGGGTGGATGTCCACGAGCAGCACAAGCGTCTGCATGGTGATCACGTCGATGCGCTTGCAGTGGAAGCGGGCCACCTTGAGCACCTTGAGGTATGTGCAGCAGAGCACGATGAAGGAGAGCAGGAAGCTGAGAGCGTGGAAGGCGCCCGTGAAGACGGCGAAGCGCAGGCGTTCGTCGGGACGCCGGCTGCACAGCGTGCACGACGCGTACAGCTGGTGGAAGCCGAGCCAGGACAGGGCGAGCGCGGCGGCTGGGAAGGTGAGCGCATGCAGCCACGTGTAGGCCACCATGAGCGCGGCGTCGCGGAGGCGCATCTTGGCGCGGTAGCTCAGCGGGAAGACCACGGCCACCCAGCGGTCGATGCTGAGCGCAGCCATGCTGAGCATGGAGTTGGTGGCCAGGAAGGTGTCGAGGAAGGCGGCCAGGCGGCACAGGCGGTCCCCGGCCGGCTGCCGCTGCGCCACGACGCCGGCCAGCGTGAGCGGCATGTTGACCACGGTGCACAGCAAGTTGCCGCACGTGAGGTTGAGGGTGAAGAGCGCCGGCGCCTGGCGGCGAATGTCGGCGCTGTGCAGGAGGCAGAGCAGCACCAGCGCGTTGGACAGCAGCGAGACGCCCATCGTGCCCACCAGCAGCCCCGCCAGGCCCGCGTCCCACGAGTTCATGGTGCGCGCCCGCCGCCGGCGCTCAGGGCCCGCAACCCGGCGCCGCCATGGCCAAGCCAGCCGCCGGCTCAGGCCCTCGGCGGGGCCGCCGCCCGCCGACCCCTGGCCCCCGCCGCCATGGCTCCCCGGAGGGCGCGCTGCCACCCCAGAGCCCAGCGCCACCTTCCGGGAAAGCGCCCGGGTGAGCCGCTGAACCGGGAGCTTTTAGCGCCCTCGGATCCTGGCTTGCAGGCGCCTGCGGCCCCCACCTTGCCTCCGCTTCCTCCtgccctcaccccatccctctaAGCTCTGCTGTCTCCGCGCCGCGCACCCTCCTGCTCCgctgc from Equus asinus isolate D_3611 breed Donkey chromosome 2, EquAss-T2T_v2, whole genome shotgun sequence includes these protein-coding regions:
- the GPR26 gene encoding G-protein coupled receptor 26 isoform X1, producing MNSWDAGLAGLLVGTMGVSLLSNALVLLCLLHSADIRRQAPALFTLNLTCGNLLCTVVNMPLTLAGVVAQRQPAGDRLCRLAAFLDTFLATNSMLSMAALSIDRWVAVVFPLSYRAKMRLRDAALMVAYTWLHALTFPAAALALSWLGFHQLYASCTLCSRRPDERLRFAVFTGAFHALSFLLSFIVLCCTYLKVLKVARFHCKRIDVITMQTLVLLVDIHPSVRERCLEEQKRRRQRATKKISTFIGTFLVCFAPYVITRLVELSSTVPIGSHWGVLSKCLAYSKAASDPFVYSLLRHQYRKSCKEILNRVLHRRSLHSSGLTSDSHSQNILPVSE
- the GPR26 gene encoding G-protein coupled receptor 26 isoform X2; translation: MNSWDAGLAGLLVGTMGVSLLSNALVLLCLLHSADIRRQAPALFTLNLTCGNLLCTVVNMPLTLAGVVAQRQPAGDRLCRLAAFLDTFLATNSMLSMAALSIDRWVAVVFPLSYRAKMRLRDAALMVAYTWLHALTFPAAALALSWLGFHQLYASCTLCSRRPDERLRFAVFTGAFHALSFLLSFIVLCCTYLKVLKVARFHCKRIDVITMQTLVLLVDIHPSVRERCLEEQKRRRQRATKKISTFIGTFLVCFAPYVITRCLHYILKKSKTRRKETRSCVGLLKEPECLLSTEGKAEPVEKIWT